In Shewanella sp. MR-4, the genomic stretch GCCATCACCTTGCAATGTCATCGCCATCGGCATCATGGTCGCGTTTTGGCGCACACCCGCCTGAAAATGTTGTAACTGGGTGGTGATATATTCTTTCGAGAGTCCAGCGAGACGGGGGCCGAGGGGTTCTATGCCCTCGCCTTCGGCGCCGTGACAGGTCACGCAGATTTGTCCCGCTGGCGGGACTGTAGTTGGATTGGCTATGGCTACAGAGGTCAAGGCACAGCCGTAGATGAGTGCGATGCCTTTAGTTAATGTTCTAATTTTAATGTTCATTTTCTATCCTTGAACAAACCTTGGCTAGCGCTTACACGGCTCTACACCATAGTGATGCCCTAAGCCTAGGTCGATAAAAAGAGATAATTGAGTGGTGCGTTCACACGTTTAGCCCACACTAAACGTATCGGCACAACATACTCCTTGAGTGAAAATGGAACAAGCATTAAAAAAATCTAATATTATATTCTTAATAACCAAATCGAGTAGCTTCAAAGCTATTCAATAACTTATGTAGCAGGTAACACAAAAACAGCGTTGCCACTATCGCCACAAAAATACTACTCACCCGGTACAGCGCACTAAAAATCAGGTCGTTGCCAGGAGTTAAGTATTGGCCAAACAAAATCCCTAAGGTAGTCATGGCGCCAAACCCCACACCTGAGCCACTCGCCTCCTTCACATGGGCCTGCGCAAACAGCATTAAACCAATCCACAGCAGCGGCACAATCAGGATCAACAATCCAGACCAGTCGTAGAGGAAGAGTTGCACCATCACTCCAAACGACACCCCAAGCAGGGTGCCCAGCGCACGTTTACGGGCATAATCCAGCGCCCCATTCCAATGCATGGGAAACAGGAGTAACAAGGTGGTCGCCTGTGCCGACATGGAGTCGCGCAAATCGAAAATCTGAAACACTAAGAAAGAGAGCGTGGCAATGCTGGCACCAAGCAAAGCCTCGTGGCGCATACGGTGCGGCGCCTTAGGACCGGGTTTGTAGGCTGGACGAGGTTCGACATCCGGCCAGAGTGCCGTCATCAGATAGGCAATAACCACAGACAATCCCGTCGCCCAGAAATTACTGAAGATTAAGTCATTGAGATCTGTGCCCGGATAGCTGGCAAAGTGCAGCATAATGCTTAAACTCAGCACGCCATTGGCACCAAATAGAAACAGGCTACCGCGGGACATAGCCGCAAAACGATATAAAAACAGTAAAAAGACAATCGGCGTCATCAATCCGGGATGGCTACCGAAGAAACCTCCGAGTAAGCCGACTTCAAGCCCCGCCATGGCCGATGAGGCCAGTAACTGCCGCATCGCATGGCCACTCATCACAGGGACTAATCCCAGCAATAACATTGGGGTTACCGTAAAAAACACCCCATTACTCCAGCCAAAGAGCTTACAGAGCGTAAAGCCAATGGTGCCGCCAGTGGCAATGCGTAAACACTGGCGTAAGTCATTGGTGGTTAAAGGGTTGTGGCGTAACAACATGCGAATTGCCTTGAGATTAATAGATGTAATGGAGCAGGCTAATGACCTTAATCTGCACCTTAGCTAGCAGGCTAAACAGCGCATTGTCAGGCAGTAATTGCACAGTGGCACGCGCACCTGCTGGCAAGCCATTCATGGCATCGTCATCTAAGACTAAATGCAGTCTTAAGCGCTGCGCATCACGCACCCAACGGTCCGACTCCTGCGGCGCCGCTAAGCGGCCATTGGCATCAAACTGCCCCGCACTCACACCGGCATCGACACTGCTCACTTGGGCGCGGTATAAACGGCCTGGTTCACCGTCGAAGGCGATTAATGCAGGGTAAGATGCGTTAACACCCCTTAAGGTTTTTTCACGGAAATCGGCAATAATATCTAACTTATCAGAGACTAAGGCTAGTAATGGCTGACCCACAGAGGCAAAACTACCGACCTCAAGCTGCAGGTTAGTCACTACACCATCCTGGTCGGCGTGAATTTGGGTATAGGATAAATTCAACTCGGCCTGCTCCAATGCATTTCTTGCTTGGCGCATTCTGAGGTTATCTTCACCATAGAGACCACGGCTCACTTTGAGTTTTTCGAGGCGAGCACTGGCGGCTGACAGATTCGCCTCGGCCGCCGCCGCGTCGCTATCGGCCTGATCACGTTGCTGCTGTGACACACCATGGGTAGCATACAGCGCATCTAAACGTTTAGCCTCGCGGCGTTTTTGTTGTGCCGTAGTCGAGCTGGCATTCACTTCGGCCTTGGCCGCCAACAACGAAGCATCTAATTCAGCATTGTCCTGACGCACTTGCTCTAGGGCCAATTTGGCCTGAGACACGGCTAACTCAAAGGGCGCAGGGTCGACTTGAAACAGTAAATCGCCCTTGGCGACCACTTGGTTATTCTTCACATTAATGGTTTGAATCTTGCCGCTGATCTGCGGAGTCACCTTAGTCACCACACGGGTTGCCATGGCCTGTGGGGTCAAGGGCATCATAGCGTCGGCAAACATAAAATAGCCAAACACGGCCACAAAACCGAGCATGGCGATTTTCACAAGGCGGGCAAATTGTTGATCCGGTGTCATCTTATTTCTCACTCAAGAATTTCTGTGCTCTTAGCCAATTTGGCTAAGGCGTTATCACTGATTAGGCTAATGATGCGTTCAAATTCGCTAAGCTCACTGGCGCTGATCCCAGCCAACAACTCTGCGCGCACTTGAATAATCCGCGCTTCGACTTGCTTTAATACATCCTTTCCCGCGGGTGTTAACGACACGATTCGGGCGCGCTTATCTTTAGTGCAGCAGTGACGCTCGACTAAACCTTGTTCCTCTAACTGCCCTAACGTGCGCATCAAAGAAGCCAATTCAATTTCCAGCGCATCCGCCAACACCTTTTGGCTCACGTTGTCGCCCAGACGCAATAACTTCCACAATGCCGTCCAACGAGGATGGGTTAACCCGAGTGGCGCTAATTCCACATCCGCCACGGTGCGCCATAGTCGGTGCAAGCGGCCCAAATGTTCCGCCAGGGATAACTCCTTTAATCGCTCTAATTCTTTCTGCATCATGCTTACTCATTTACTTAGCCTGCTAAGCATTATACTTAGTTAGCAAGCTAAGTAAATATTCGCCACAAAAAAAAAAGATCTGTGCACGCTGCCACGAAATCCCAAAACGGTATGAAACGGCGGTAGTAATATCACTTTGTGTGGGGGAAATAGACGCAGAAGATGGTGACATTAATCTCGTTAACCTATGAGATTAAAAACAATTTTTCCGAATGCAACTTCAATGCAAACCGCACGGGCGGGGGATGAACTCGCGCAGCTTTCGATGCGCTTAACGACTCTGCTGTCCCAATTTAAGATTTAGGAATTAGTCACTAGCCAAAAGCAAAACGCCGCTAAATAGCGGCGTTTTTTATGGATGTTTACTGCGTTATACCGCCTTTGGGCGAACCCCTAAGGTATGGCAAATCGCATAGGTCAGCTCGGCGCGGTTGAGGGTGTAGAAGTGGAAATCCTTCACCCCTTCACGGGATAGGACTTTGA encodes the following:
- a CDS encoding HlyD family secretion protein; this encodes MTPDQQFARLVKIAMLGFVAVFGYFMFADAMMPLTPQAMATRVVTKVTPQISGKIQTINVKNNQVVAKGDLLFQVDPAPFELAVSQAKLALEQVRQDNAELDASLLAAKAEVNASSTTAQQKRREAKRLDALYATHGVSQQQRDQADSDAAAAEANLSAASARLEKLKVSRGLYGEDNLRMRQARNALEQAELNLSYTQIHADQDGVVTNLQLEVGSFASVGQPLLALVSDKLDIIADFREKTLRGVNASYPALIAFDGEPGRLYRAQVSSVDAGVSAGQFDANGRLAAPQESDRWVRDAQRLRLHLVLDDDAMNGLPAGARATVQLLPDNALFSLLAKVQIKVISLLHYIY
- the slyA gene encoding transcriptional regulator SlyA gives rise to the protein MQKELERLKELSLAEHLGRLHRLWRTVADVELAPLGLTHPRWTALWKLLRLGDNVSQKVLADALEIELASLMRTLGQLEEQGLVERHCCTKDKRARIVSLTPAGKDVLKQVEARIIQVRAELLAGISASELSEFERIISLISDNALAKLAKSTEILE
- a CDS encoding DUF2955 domain-containing protein, whose translation is MLLRHNPLTTNDLRQCLRIATGGTIGFTLCKLFGWSNGVFFTVTPMLLLGLVPVMSGHAMRQLLASSAMAGLEVGLLGGFFGSHPGLMTPIVFLLFLYRFAAMSRGSLFLFGANGVLSLSIMLHFASYPGTDLNDLIFSNFWATGLSVVIAYLMTALWPDVEPRPAYKPGPKAPHRMRHEALLGASIATLSFLVFQIFDLRDSMSAQATTLLLLFPMHWNGALDYARKRALGTLLGVSFGVMVQLFLYDWSGLLILIVPLLWIGLMLFAQAHVKEASGSGVGFGAMTTLGILFGQYLTPGNDLIFSALYRVSSIFVAIVATLFLCYLLHKLLNSFEATRFGY